In Mercenaria mercenaria strain notata chromosome 15, MADL_Memer_1, whole genome shotgun sequence, a single genomic region encodes these proteins:
- the LOC128549031 gene encoding uncharacterized protein LOC128549031 isoform X1: MRENIYKSRILSVKKSWKVSAKMVEQNSVLNNADDDAAASQDLSSSQQFVNDDTTLAHDIISANQQARDKPCDQTSEKDESIVVEQEVQKAPDGGWGWFIVVGSCLVHVGLNVPMELCIFSCCQNMVTVQLQHPGYCLSSPLSDLLWVIFICQDDCMPTRNRYSAVY; this comes from the exons atgagagaaaatatttataaaagtcGTATTCTTTCAG taaagaaatcttggaaagtatCTGCAAAAATGGTTGAACAAAATTCTGTCTTGAACAATGCTGATGATGATGCTGCGGCATCACAGGATCTCTCTTCTAGTCAGCAATTCGTTAATGATGATACAACTTTGGCACATGATATTATATCAGCCAATCAGCAGGCAAGAGATAAGCCATGTGACCAAACCTCAGAGAAGGATGAGTCAATCGTTGTTGAGCAGGAAGTACAGAAAGCACCAGATGGAGGCTGGGGATGGTTCATAGTTGTTGGGTCATGTTTGGTTCAT GTGGGTTTGAACGTTCCAATGGAGTTATGTATCTTCAGCTGCTGTCAAAATATGGTCACAGTGCAACTGCAACATCCTGGGTACTGTCTGTCTTCTCCACTCTCAGACTTGCTATGGGTAATTTTTATATGTCAAGATGATTGCATGCCAACAAGAAACAGATATTCTGCTGTCTACTGA
- the LOC128549031 gene encoding monocarboxylate transporter 7-like isoform X2: MRENIYKSRILSVKKSWKVSAKMVEQNSVLNNADDDAAASQDLSSSQQFVNDDTTLAHDIISANQQARDKPCDQTSEKDESIVVEQEVQKAPDGGWGWFIVVGSCLVHVIMGGFERSNGVMYLQLLSKYGHSATATSWVLSVFSTLRLAMGNFYMSR, translated from the exons atgagagaaaatatttataaaagtcGTATTCTTTCAG taaagaaatcttggaaagtatCTGCAAAAATGGTTGAACAAAATTCTGTCTTGAACAATGCTGATGATGATGCTGCGGCATCACAGGATCTCTCTTCTAGTCAGCAATTCGTTAATGATGATACAACTTTGGCACATGATATTATATCAGCCAATCAGCAGGCAAGAGATAAGCCATGTGACCAAACCTCAGAGAAGGATGAGTCAATCGTTGTTGAGCAGGAAGTACAGAAAGCACCAGATGGAGGCTGGGGATGGTTCATAGTTGTTGGGTCATGTTTGGTTCATGTAATTATGG GTGGGTTTGAACGTTCCAATGGAGTTATGTATCTTCAGCTGCTGTCAAAATATGGTCACAGTGCAACTGCAACATCCTGGGTACTGTCTGTCTTCTCCACTCTCAGACTTGCTATGGGTAATTTTTATATGTCAAGATGA
- the LOC128549031 gene encoding uncharacterized protein LOC128549031 isoform X3: protein MVEQNSVLNNADDDAAASQDLSSSQQFVNDDTTLAHDIISANQQARDKPCDQTSEKDESIVVEQEVQKAPDGGWGWFIVVGSCLVHVGLNVPMELCIFSCCQNMVTVQLQHPGYCLSSPLSDLLWVIFICQDDCMPTRNRYSAVY, encoded by the exons ATGGTTGAACAAAATTCTGTCTTGAACAATGCTGATGATGATGCTGCGGCATCACAGGATCTCTCTTCTAGTCAGCAATTCGTTAATGATGATACAACTTTGGCACATGATATTATATCAGCCAATCAGCAGGCAAGAGATAAGCCATGTGACCAAACCTCAGAGAAGGATGAGTCAATCGTTGTTGAGCAGGAAGTACAGAAAGCACCAGATGGAGGCTGGGGATGGTTCATAGTTGTTGGGTCATGTTTGGTTCAT GTGGGTTTGAACGTTCCAATGGAGTTATGTATCTTCAGCTGCTGTCAAAATATGGTCACAGTGCAACTGCAACATCCTGGGTACTGTCTGTCTTCTCCACTCTCAGACTTGCTATGGGTAATTTTTATATGTCAAGATGATTGCATGCCAACAAGAAACAGATATTCTGCTGTCTACTGA